In a single window of the Anabas testudineus chromosome 17, fAnaTes1.2, whole genome shotgun sequence genome:
- the rab12 gene encoding ras-related protein Rab-12, whose protein sequence is MDPRYDIPRRAAGGGGGSANSSPALGAQSRRRKMPPRPADFKLQIIIIGSRGVGKTSLMERYTDDTFCEACKSTVGVDFKIKTVELRGKKIRLQIWDTAGQERFNSITSAYYRGAKGIVLVYDITKQETFDDLPKWMKMIDKYASEEAELLLVGNKLDCETDRIISRQQGERFASRISGMRFCEASAKDNFNVDEIFLKLVDDILSKMPLEVPNRELSNSVLSLQPEPELPPELPPPRMRCC, encoded by the exons ATGGATCCTAGATATGACATACCGCGGAGGGCCGCCGGTGGTGGCGGGGGCTCCGCGAACTCGTCCCCCGCTCTGGGGGCACAGTCGCGCCGCAGGAAGATGCCACCCAGACCCGCTGATTTTAAACTGCAGATTATCATTATCGGCTCCCGTGGTGTTGGTAAAACCAGCCTCATGGAGAGATATACAGACGATACTTTCTGCGAAGCTTGCAAGTCGACCGTAG GAGTTGACTTCAAGATCAAGACAGTTGAGCTTAGAGGGAAGAAGATCAGGCTCCAGATATG GGACACTGCTGGCCAGGAGAGGTTCAACAGCATCACGTCAGCCTACTACCGAGGTGCCAAGGGAATAGTGTTAGTGTATGATATCACAAAGCAGGAGACGTTCGACGACCTTCCTAAATGGATGAAGATGATAGACAAG tATGCCTCAGAGGAAGCAGAGCTTCTCCTGGTTGGGAACAAGCTGGACTGCGAGACCGATCGTATCATCTCCAGACAGCAAGGAGAGAGG TTTGCCTCTCGAATAAGTGGAATGCGCTTCTGCGAAGCTAGTGCCAAGGATAACTTTAATGTGGATGAGATTTTCCTGAAGCTTGTGGATGACATTCTTAGCAag ATGCCTCTGGAGGTTCCTAACAGAGAGCTTTCCAACAGTGTCCTGTCTCTGCAGCCCGAACCGGAACTGCCTCCGGAGTTGCCCCCTCCTCGCATGCGTTGTTGTTGA
- the napgb gene encoding N-ethylmaleimide-sensitive factor attachment protein, gamma b produces MAAQKINEAHEHIAKAEKCLKTSLTKWKPDYDSAASEYAKAAVCFKNAKQYEQAKDAYLKEAEYHTENKTLFHAAKAIEQAGMMMKEQKKMPEAIQYIEKACMMYMENGTPDTAAMALDRAGKLIEPLNLEKAVDLYQKAAGVFENEDRLRQAVELLGKASRLLVRLKRLDEAAVAVQKEKNMYKEIENFPMCFKKTTAQVLIHLHRGDYVAADKCVRESYSLPGYSGSEDCVAMETLLQGYDEQDEDQVYRVCNSPLLKYMDNDYAKLAISLRVPGGGGKKKKPAAAPEGGASGTPAAEEEDEYEGGLC; encoded by the exons ATGGCTGCTCAGAAGATAAATGAAGCTCATGAGCACATAGCCAAAGCGGAAAAATG CTTAAAGACAAGTCTGACAAAGTGGAAGCCTGATTATGACAGTGCTGCATCTGAATACGCCAAAGCAG CTGTGTGCTTCAAGAATGCCAAGCAGTATGAGCAGGCAAAGGATGCTTACCTGAAGGAAGCAGAatatcacacagaaaacaagac GCTTTTCCATGCTGCAAA ggCTATTGAGCAGGCAGGTATGATGATGAAG GAGCAAAAGAAGATGCCAGAGGCCATCCAGTACATAGAGAAAGCCTGTATGATGTACATGGAGAATGGGACTCCTGACACTGCTGCTATGGCTCTGGACAGGGCTGGAAA aCTGATAGAGCCTTTAAACCTGGAGAAAGCTGTGGACTTGTATCAGAAGGCAGCTGGTGTGTTTGAG aatGAGGATCGTCTGCGTCAGGCCGTCGAACTGCTGGGAAAAGCCTCCAGACTTCTCGTCAGATTAAAAAG GTTGGATGAAGCTGCAGTTGCtgtgcagaaagagaaaaacatgtacaaaGAGATAGAGAACTTTCCCATGTGCTTTAAG AAAACAACTGCCCAAGTGTTGATTCACCTTCACAGAGGCGACTACGTAGCAGCTGATAAATGTGTCAGAGAAAGTTACAG TCTGCCCGGCTACAGTGGAAGCGAAGATTGTGTTGCCATGGAGACGCTGCTGCAGGGCTATGACGAGCAGGACGAGGACCAGGTCTACCGTGTGTGCAACTCACCTTTATTGAAGTACATGGACAATGAC TATGCCAAGCTGGCCATTTCCCTAAGGGtacctggaggaggaggaaagaagaagaagcctgcagctgctccagaAGGTGGCGCTAGTGGGACGCCAGCCGCCGAAGAGGAGGATGAGTATGAGGGCGGGCTGTGTTAG